ATTATTTTCAAAAGTTTCTTCTTTAAGAGATTCAGCATTATTCAGTATGTTTGGTTTTAATCTCAATATCGCATCAAGCATAACAAGAACAGGTATCTCACCACCACTTAACACATAATCACCAATTGAGATCTCTAAGTCAATATAATCCATTATCCTATCGTCTATTCCTTCATAGTGGGTAGGAATAAAAAGAACCTTATCTTTTAAGAGGAGATATTTTGCAAGACTTTCGTTGAATTTTACTCCTTGTGGAGAAGTTAAAATCTTAAACTGTTTTCCAAATTGATTTTCTATAGATTCGATACCTTTTACAACCGGCTCTACCATCATAACCATACCTGCACCACCACCATACGGGGTATCATCAGTAGTTTTGTGCTTGTCTTTTGTAAAATCTCTTAAATTGTGAATGTAAAATTGTAATTGGGATCTTTCTAAACTAAGTCTAAAAATACCAAAATCCTTTATACACTCAAAAAGATTTGGAAATATTGTAAGGATATGGACTTCCATACATTGAAAGGCACCTATTAGGTGCCTTCCTTAATTTCGGTAACTATGCCATCTTTTAAGATTATTTCTTGCGATGAAATTTTTTTAAAGAGATCGTCACCAACTTGCACATCTACAAAGCCTTCAAGCACAACATAAGGATAAACAGAGCCAACGGGAAGTTCATCTATTTCCCTTAGTTTGTCCCTCAATTGGGACGCTAATGCTTCTTGAAGCATCCTTTCTTCCTCGATGCGTGCTTTAAGAGTCTCAACATAAGAAGCATTTTGGATACCAGCACTTTCAATTACGACGCGCGCCATCGAAGACTTCAGGTCGCGCGCCTTACTCTCCGCATTTTCTAATTGTCTTTGAAGATCTTTTTTAAAGTCTTCTTTAAACTTTTCGGTTACAACAACTTTTACAACAACATTTTGCTTAAGATGAAGCACACTCATCGAGCTCTCCTAGGGTTATACTCCTCTTGGTCTTGAATTGATTTGAATAGTTGCAGCCTTGCCAATCTTTGAGGAAGCTGCTTTAACAATAGTTCTTAGTGCGTTAGCAGTTTTACCCTGTTTTCCAATAACCTTTCCAATATCGGAATCTGCAACTTTTACTTCAAAAATAACTGCTGTTTCTCCAGCAACTTCAGATACCTTAACTTCTTCTGGCTTATCTACCAAAGCCTTAACAATTGTTTCGATTAGTTCTTTCATGATTACTTACCTCCCTTGAGTTTTAGGAACTCATCCCAAATTTTTGCTCTTTTAAGAAGATTCAACACACTTTCAGTAGGCATTGCGCCTTTTTTCAACCAATCAATAGCCTTTTCTCTGTCAATAACAAGTTCGTCAGGATCGGATACAGGATTCCAATGTCCAATAATTTCAACAATTTTACTATCCGTTGCAAAACGAGAATCGGATACTACAACCCTATAAAACGCTCGATGAGGTGCTCCAACTCTTGCAAGCTTAATCTTCGTTGCCAACATTAGCCTCCTAAAAATCAGTTTTACCTAAAGCAACTTATTATAACAAAAATAAACTCAGTTTGCAAGTTATACAAAGTATAAAACTACATACAATTTTTTAAAAGTAAAAAAATTTCATATTTCTAAAGATATTGAATACTTTTTTCTTTACTAAGTAAGCCCAAAAATTTTTCTTCGTCGTCTTCGTTTATCTCAATTTCAAAAATAGAAAATTCCCCGAAATTTTTTTCAAGCACTTTGCTTTCAACTTTTGATAATACATAATATAGATAATTTAAAGATTGGTAAGGTAATGAAATTTTAAATCTTTTTTTCGTTGATACTTCCACAACTTTAGCACTCTTAATGGCAAAATCTGCAGTAGAATAATAAGCCTCAATTAAACCTGGGATTCCAAGTTTTACTCCACCGAAATACCGTGTAACAACCACTGCCACATTGTAGACACCGTTTGAGCGAATTGCATTAAATATAGGTATAGAAGCCGATTTAGAAGGTTCTCCATCATCAGAATATTGAAAAGTGCCGTTAAGCAACCTATAGGCAAAAGGATTATGCGTAGCATCTTTGTATTCGTCTTTTATGTTTTTAATAAATTCTTCTGCATCTTCTTTTGTAAAAATCCTTTTTACATGACTTATAAAAATAGACCTTTGAATATTTACCCTTATAGATAAATCAGTTTCAATTGTTTTATATCTCATTTAAAAACTCTCCAAAACCTTTAAAAATCCTTAAAAGTAGTTTTTATTCTTCTTTACATAGTCATTTTTCACAATGAAATTATAACTCATATTTTCCTATTGTAAAAAATGTAATAAGTATCTATAATAAAAATATGAAGAGAATTGCCATTATCGATGACGAAAAGGATATTGTCGACCTTGCCTCATTTTATATAGAACGAGAAGGTTTCAAGGTCGATAAATTTTATAGCGGTGATACCTTTTTAAATTCAATCGGTCCCAAAAAATACGATTGCATAGTGCTTGATCTTATGCTGCCAAACGTTGACGGATTAACTATTCTAAAATCT
Above is a window of Caldisericaceae bacterium DNA encoding:
- the trmD gene encoding tRNA (guanosine(37)-N1)-methyltransferase TrmD, translating into MEVHILTIFPNLFECIKDFGIFRLSLERSQLQFYIHNLRDFTKDKHKTTDDTPYGGGAGMVMMVEPVVKGIESIENQFGKQFKILTSPQGVKFNESLAKYLLLKDKVLFIPTHYEGIDDRIMDYIDLEISIGDYVLSGGEIPVLVMLDAILRLKPNILNNAESLKEETFENNLLEYPHFTRPAEFRGVSVPEVLTSGNHKVIERFRKKESLKRTLLKRPDLIFQHEFTEEEKEMLKEIMDEMETTIRRIL
- a CDS encoding YlqD family protein, producing MSVLHLKQNVVVKVVVTEKFKEDFKKDLQRQLENAESKARDLKSSMARVVIESAGIQNASYVETLKARIEEERMLQEALASQLRDKLREIDELPVGSVYPYVVLEGFVDVQVGDDLFKKISSQEIILKDGIVTEIKEGT
- a CDS encoding KH domain-containing protein, with the protein product MMKELIETIVKALVDKPEEVKVSEVAGETAVIFEVKVADSDIGKVIGKQGKTANALRTIVKAASSKIGKAATIQINSRPRGV
- the rpsP gene encoding 30S ribosomal protein S16 — protein: MATKIKLARVGAPHRAFYRVVVSDSRFATDSKIVEIIGHWNPVSDPDELVIDREKAIDWLKKGAMPTESVLNLLKRAKIWDEFLKLKGGK
- a CDS encoding YigZ family protein → MRYKTIETDLSIRVNIQRSIFISHVKRIFTKEDAEEFIKNIKDEYKDATHNPFAYRLLNGTFQYSDDGEPSKSASIPIFNAIRSNGVYNVAVVVTRYFGGVKLGIPGLIEAYYSTADFAIKSAKVVEVSTKKRFKISLPYQSLNYLYYVLSKVESKVLEKNFGEFSIFEIEINEDDEEKFLGLLSKEKSIQYL